One Candidatus Poribacteria bacterium DNA segment encodes these proteins:
- a CDS encoding OmpA family protein: MSKKGILVIISICIAVIAAIVLAVMLHSTSGKLEQTQAELAATHATLRRTETARADLEKKLTETQGALKKTRSELSQTQEILENESEAARKIAAERNALQQDKNALEREKEGLRAKLTEIESELQRIRVQSQRSIAAIQEKFKDTVGAVLDDAGRLKLDVKGKILFETGSAILSTEGKALLDAIAEEVLLNTNYADYAVRVEGHTDDAPIGGSELRNWNLSTERAIAAVKYLQVHAEVDAQRLAATGYAFYQPIDTADTSEAKAKNRRIEIILVPPQDFLSELLTSLQKVMESIETKGSQ, from the coding sequence AATTATATCTATCTGTATTGCCGTTATCGCTGCCATCGTTCTGGCGGTGATGCTCCATTCAACTTCGGGCAAACTCGAACAGACACAGGCGGAACTGGCTGCTACCCATGCCACCTTGCGGAGAACTGAAACCGCAAGAGCCGATCTGGAGAAAAAGTTAACCGAAACCCAAGGCGCGCTGAAAAAAACGCGTTCAGAACTCAGCCAAACGCAGGAAATATTAGAAAATGAAAGCGAAGCCGCTCGGAAAATTGCCGCCGAGCGGAACGCGCTCCAACAGGACAAAAACGCGCTTGAACGCGAAAAAGAGGGGCTCCGCGCGAAACTGACCGAGATTGAATCGGAATTACAACGAATTCGGGTACAATCACAGCGTTCAATCGCTGCTATCCAAGAAAAATTTAAAGATACAGTCGGGGCAGTATTGGATGACGCTGGAAGGTTGAAACTCGATGTTAAAGGGAAAATTCTGTTTGAGACAGGCAGTGCGATCCTAAGCACAGAGGGGAAGGCACTTCTGGATGCAATCGCTGAGGAAGTTCTACTGAATACGAATTATGCTGATTATGCGGTGCGGGTCGAGGGGCATACCGATGACGCTCCTATTGGTGGTTCCGAACTCCGAAACTGGAACCTCTCAACCGAACGCGCAATCGCTGCCGTAAAATATTTACAGGTGCATGCGGAGGTCGATGCCCAACGCTTGGCGGCGACAGGATACGCGTTCTACCAACCGATAGATACCGCCGACACATCCGAAGCGAAAGCCAAGAATCGGAGAATCGAAATTATACTCGTGCCACCCCAAGACTTCTTATCTGAACTACTGACATCCCTCCAAAAGGTGATGGAATCTATTGAGACGAAGGGGTCTCAATAA